The following are from one region of the Corylus avellana chromosome ca1, CavTom2PMs-1.0 genome:
- the LOC132171479 gene encoding uncharacterized protein LOC132171479 — MTTKRNLAGRDNNGHFDQYKEFVKGVQLGSLFHVQLFLEDHPNAKNEKITAQGKTALHIAVAAGHENIVEKLVVLMSEEGLEIQDDDGWTALAETAFAGNYRMAKCMLTKNTRLVSIGNVDGRLPVVLAIEGGYKELACFLFSHTPLKDLEGISVATLCTKAIYTRTLAIALNLLKNDRHLALAPGKENVSPLYALASTPNAFPSENQLVFWKRWICSLQAELRQLVPSLVNLVFGIKDLYEMKVADFRRGMIMSYMCNVIEMSNDEERKTGCVYTAVFRAIKDGNLEFVYKIVSRNPDLLRCKDDKGRTIFPSAVLYRQTKIFSLIYGLHVKLPKVYSQDCFNNNILHMAGMLEASAQLNCIPGAALQM, encoded by the exons ATGACAACAAAGAGAAACTTGGCAGGGAGGGACAACAATGGACATTTTGATCAATATAAAGAATTTGTTAAGGGTGTGCAACTTGGATCTTTGTTCCATGTACAGCTGTTCCTTGAGGATCATCCCAATGCAAAGAATGAGAAGATCACAGCTCAGGGCAAGACAGCTCTTCACATTGCTGTTGCTGCGGGACATGAGAATATAGTGGAGAAGCTGGTGGTTTTAATGTCGGAAGAAGGATTGGAAATACAAGATGATGATGGTTGGACAGCTCTAGCTGAGACAGCTTTTGCTGGTAACTACCGGATGGCAAAGTGCATGCTTACAAAGAACACGCGCTTGGTCAGCATTGGAAACGTGGATGGACGTCTTCCGGTTGTTCTTGCTATTGAAGGTGGTTATAAAGAATTGGcttgctttctcttttctcaCACTCCGCTAAAAGATCTAGAAGGCATCAGCGTTGCTACACTTTGTACGAAGGCTATATATACCCGGACGTTAG CTATTGCTTTGAATTTACTCAAGAATGATCGACATTTGGCTCTTGCTCCAGGCAAAGAGAATGTCTCCCCTTTGTATGCCTTGGCTTCTACGCCTAACGCATTCCCAAGTGAAAATCAGCTTGTGTTTTGGAAACGATGGATCTGCTCTC TACAAGCTGAATTGCGCCAACTAGTGCCATCTCTCGTTAACCTAGTTTTCG GAATCAAGGATTTATATGAAATGAAGGTGGCCGATTTCCGGAGGGGTATGATTATGTCGTACATGTGCAATGTGATAGAAATGTCAAATGATGAAGAGAGGAAGACTGGTTGCGTTTATACAGCTGTCTTCCGTGCTATCAAGGATGGGAATTTGGAGTTTGTTTATAAAATAGTGAGTAGAAATCCAGATCTCTTGCGGTGCAAAGATGACAAAGGCAGAACCATATTTCCGAGTGCAGTCCTATATCGCCAAACTAAAATCTTTAGTCTTATATACGGGCTTCATGTGAAGCTCCCGAAGGTATACTCTCAAGATTGCTTCAACAACAATATATTACATATGGCAGGAATGTTAGAAGCTTCTGCCCAGCTTAATTGCATCCCAGGTGCAGCATTGCAGATGTAA